CCATGGACAGCGTCCTACTTCCTAAAACCTATGGTTTATTCAGACTCAGTCTTTCAGGCGTTTGTATCTTTAATCGTCCAGCTGGATGATTTCTATTTCAAGATCTTCCTCAGGAATTCCCGGAAGTAAACGACCGGCGCGTTCCATAGCCCTTATCAGTTTTCTTTTTGGCTTTCTGGGACTTGTCGAGTTGCATGAGCCGGATGACCCTGGAGAGGGAGATCGAGAAGAACATGGCTCATCTTCCAGAGAAATTGGTTTCTTCAGAACTTTCATCTTTCTCTCAATGTGAAGTTTCCTTCTAATGTAATCTTGAAGCCTTCGACATTGGTAGAGAAAGCCAGTATTTGGCCTGGTATCCATGTCTATAAAAGTCTGGCAACTCTCTCTGTCTTGCACAGAATCTTGTTTTTCTTCGTCTGTTTGGGGCGAAACCTTCTCGCCACGAGTACAACAGATAAAAAGCCTCGTGAAGCTGGACATAGCACTCCTTTTGCTCTTGGTTTCCATTTTTGCTTTCAAGTTTTGTTATTCTAGCATCCGTAATGTTGAAACTAGAAtcctttatgacgtcacaatcagTCAAATTGCAACGTCACAAAGGCGCATTACTTTGTCACCTAGAAGCTTTGCTATGGTCGACGCTacgtttttacttttatagcCTTCAGTTGGGAATTATTAtaaagtaatataattatatatacaagaaGTCTAGAAAGACACTACCTCAGATGTTagcaatatttaataaaatctttGCCTTCTTTGGAAGAAAGAATGAAGCTTTGATCAAACAAAATGATATGATTAAAGAGAAGGACGATTTAAAAGTACTATATTGTACGTAACTGATTTAAAACATAATAGATGAATAATGACtacaaataaattacaaaataacagaaaatgcaaacaagaaaatacaaattatcatacatttACGCATTGCTTTTCTGTACAATATATAATGGTTATACTAAACATGCAGTATACAAGGTATCGGTGTATAgacaattatttttctttaaaaagtggAAGACTGGCATATGGTATGATTCATATTACAATGCATTAACATGATATTCACTGTTATAATTGGTGTGTTTAATTGTGGGTCCAAAGAAAATAAAGCAATAGTTGTAGTCTACTAATCTTTCATAGATTATTTAAATTAGGTGTATCTACTGAAATAGAGCAGAAGAACATTGAATATTGACCTGGAATGAACCCGACGTCGCGCCACAGTACATGAGTTGGGGGGTTCTTACACCCATACCAGAGTTTCCATAAAATTTGCCTTCGACATCGTCTTCAATTTTCAAGAGTCGACTTTCTAACAACTCGCGTTTATTTTTGTCTGGTAGCATCTTGTAGTGTTCATTTTGTATGTATCTACGGAGTTTATATGGTTGAGTCATTTTGAAAGATCTCCTACACAACTCTTGaagcgaatatttctcgccatAATAAAGACATTTCATCAGATATTTCACATTGCTATCTTCATTGACATGGTGTGGAGAAACCTTGGCAATCTTGAACTCGAGCTCCGTAAGCAAGACGCCTTCACACTTCTGGAGAACACTTTGGACTTCGTATTCTGCGGCAAGTGGTAAAATGTCGTCAACCGAAAGTACTATAATATAAGAATCGTGGAAAAATCTACTAGTAATCTTAGATACTTGGTGAACTGAGTCAAAAATACTTATTTATAGTAGGTGTAATGTTCCAAAGGTAATGTGAATGGTTCAATAATGTTTTGTTATTTGTGAGGATTCTGACTTATATTTTAAGatcttaatttttctttgtgaaaaaaaaatctgtgtaGTATGCTAAACATAAGgaaaaatgagaaaatatgactagaaatattattttatttaaagataaatctCTTAGTAATTTTAGTGAAATTTGCACAACAACAATTTCTCATCGCTTTGTGTGACAAACACGTGAAATATGTTTTACAAGTaatctctgtttttttttagttttgttttcttgtgTTAAAGATTGCGTAAAAAACATCATCGAGATACTTATCTATATCATTGTTAGGATTACAGGTATTTTCTACATACCTGTGAGTCTATATTTTCGTGGATAAATGCATCGAAGAAACATTTCAAAACTGGAATAGTTTTTCCCTTGAATTTCAAGTCTTGACATACATGCGTTCTTCCTTTTAGATCggtttgttaacatttttttaaacacaggCGAGGCATCAATTAAGACAACTTTTGCCACATGTAACTCCTTTTTCTCCACAACCAATGTGAAATCAGTAACATCTGGGTCATAAGGAAAGTATTCTTTTCTCGATTCCCCATCGGGAAAAGTAAGTACCAAGTCAAAATCGGCCATCATGAAAGAAATTGCAGACGCCATTTGAAAATCGATCAAGTTATCAATTGAAGATATAAAAAGGACTTGAGAATGAACATTTTATCTGCACAGTTTGTAAATGGTCATGTAGCGAAAATTAAGACACCGTGAACTGCAATACTtttaggaatatataaaaatgaatataagtaTTAATTAAGTAAACATTAAACACAAAGATGTACTAAGCCGCAATTGTTGATGCTGttgttaataaaattttaatggtGACTCGTCTTTatgaacattaaaaattaaattccttTAATCATCACAATTtacacaatttaaatttttttttataggaatgTATCCCTGATTAAACTACtcaataaattattaaagtttacctaaaagtcaaaacatatatatatatttttttcaattttaattttttctttgttgattAGGTATCGAAACGTCGATGTGTCGATACTGCCCTACACCGTTTTTGTCCAACTTCCTGGGTTAGAAGTCATGTGACGTGCAAAGTTGATAAACATTGAATCGTGGATGACAATATGATCAGATATGGTTTTATCGAACTATTTTATTAGggattttataaaagaaaatatacagCGATTACATAGATAGTTTGTCACGTGTATTGTTTTAATCGAAAAACTCTGCTTTTCCCAATATATGAATCAACCAGACAATGGCGAATTGCGCGAACTACACACATCATCATGTCGCAGTGTTTCTGCTCACGTTCTTAAGGTAAATAGGTTGTTTtatgttattaatttttaaaaatctagatACTGTATATTTATGTGAGATAGTCGATATAACAACCGAAAAGACACCCTATTATCGTTTCGAAGTTGCAAGCAAGCAGACGACAAGGGTTTGTAAAGGGGTAATCTTTGCAAGATTTGGCTtcacaaaaataattttgacatGCTTTCTTTGGAGCTTTATAGGGAAATCAATGTTGCATACAAATCgatatgttttcttttacagCTATGCATTTTTTCATGCAACAAGAAAGACTTTCAGCAATGTGAAGTCCACAATCTCAGACGAATGGAGTCCATCTTTTCACAATGACACAGTTAACTACACCAAACCTGATCATGTGAGTTATAGAATAAATCAACTACTTTCTTCTTGTTTAAAACAATGCAAATAATTTGAAAGGGCAAACATGGTATCAAAGTTTTGCAGAGAGTATAAAAGATGAGGAACATGTATGTACACTGTAGATGTCTAACTTACCGATAGATATATAGGTATGTGCACAAAAAATAATAGTCTTTGATCAtgggtttattttttcttttgtagatCTGGAACTCTCGCCATTTATTCAACTCCAGGAAAGATGCAGAGCCGTACCTTGGTGTGTTAGATGCTGTCTTTATGATTTCATACGCAGTTGTAAGTGTTAcctacaaaaaaatcaaattttttaaccTACCATTCCATTTAACCTGCACTATACGGTAATACCCCTCCaacttttatcttttttcaatatgtattttttcttccttCCTCCCCTAGTCTTTTTCCTAATAtctcaatttaaatttttgtgatAGTGTTTCTCAATGAACatcttaaacaaaaatatgcctGCAGTGTATACAATATTGTCTGGATATGTTTGGAAAtatgcatcttcgctagccaaaggTTTACGATCTACTCCACTCTAAAGAGGAGCATAGTAGATGGTAAACTCTAGGCTAGCAAAGATGGGAAATATCGGTACCAGTAAATGTTCTATAGATTTGATTAAAtctcaaaataaacatttactttatataaaatctaaatatgTCTATTAACTTTATTTAATATCCATACCTTAGTATCATTTGCTGTGGTAAGCACAATTAATACAAGTTGAAGTGAATAAAGCTTTTTTGTGTCTTTCTATAGGGACTGTACATCAGTGGGATGATAGGAGACAGGTAAGAGAACACACAAATTTTGTATGTCATTGTATCAGAAAACTTGAGCATGAAGACAATGGCAAAGATAGTTAAAATGCATGCATCATTCAGAAATCTGATTCCAAGAAATGTACTTCCACTCGAATAAAATGCTTTACATGAACCTGTACATGGAAACTGAGATTTATGGTTATACTGCTGTtatgaaatgtttttgaatttcttttgatatatatGAGCAGTTTTATAGTAAATGCATTGTTCAAGTTACTCAGATGaatgttgtaaacttgtaatAATTAATCtaagcatttgttgttttttaggCTGAATATGCGATTGGTGCTGTCTTTTGGAATGTGTTCATCTGCAGTAATGGTAAAACTCTCTCTAGTGCTCAAATTATTACATGACCTTGTTTTGAGATATGATAACAATGGCTAGTATtgcaagtattttttaaaactacctAACAAGGCAgaataattataattacattGGCTATATGTGGTGAAGTACTGAGCACAGTTACATTGGCTATTgttgtttcatcaatattcgttgaatacccattttcatggatttcgttattataagttgatccacgaaattaagtgttcattgaagtgcaatttctattaacattttgtattgaaagggtcattggccacgaatttacgtattcttgaaactgtgatttttcactttatccacgaaaattgatatccttgaatattaatgaaaccacagtataaaCTGAACACAGCACTATATCTATTATCCAGGTATTTGTGTTTGGAGTGGTGTTTGAGTGGGCTCACTTCTACAACAAGTATGTCTACGTCATCATCTGGATCCTGAACGGTCTCCTTCAGTCCATGGGGTGGCCGACGGTGGTCGCTATCATGGGGAACTGGTTTGGTCGACACAGGTATAAGTTTTTAGCCTTGATTTAAGGTCAAGTCATAGCtatatttatttcttacaaatttgGTTTTATCCATGTTACAAATAATGGTACATGATTGTCTATCTTTATATCTTAATAGAGAGTGATTTTAGTAAATATTACTGTAAAAAGATTATATTACCTTATTCTTACCTAAACTATGTGGATACATTAGGCTCTACTAATAGCTGATAAgagtattttcaaaaaaatggtGATGACAGGGCCAGATATTTCCTAAAATTATAATCTGAAATGAATCCTTCTCTGTATGTTTTAGCCGTGGTCTGGTGCTTGGTATATGGAGTGCGTGTGCGTCGGTCGGTAACATCATCGGAGCCTTCCTGGTGTCAGGGGTGCTGGACTATGGATACGACGTAAGTCACATGACACCGAGTTTGATATACACTACCAGGGTAGATACAGTTCGAAGCAGAAATTTTTGTGCGGAGATAAAGTTCATTGATTTGGGatagaaaattttttttgaggCATTTTTAATTCagtggaaaaaaaataccacattTTATGTAAAACCAAATAAAAGTTGATTGACAAGTTATTTAGTCTTTGAATATCTAGTTGCAGTTTGTATTTGAAATGTTGCAATAGCAGCATCATTAGAGGTTCTTATTTAGTTAAACCTAGTGCCACATGATGCATGTGAATTTTCTACTTGATGGTATTAAATGTGATCAGGAGAGATTGAGCTATATTAGCCCATGAGGGACCATACATGTGTCTTCATCTtcttcacttattttttttcagtatgcTTTCCTGCTGACATCGTCTGTGTTGTTTGCTGGTGGGGTCATAAATTTCTTTGGACTTGTCAGTACACCAAAGGAAATAGGTAGACATTGCATTATTTACTGCTAGCTCAGAATTTCATCAGAATGTTTCTGTTTAGATTTATTCCTATCCATGTTACTTGAATGAGATTCATGCGGAATATTGTTTgatgatatacattgtatacatgtacatgtaattatttgatACAGCAAAATTCTATTCATTTTACTTGACTTTGTATATTCATTCAGTAGTTATGGAACTGTATTTGTTTACAGATAAATTGATGTACTAGTAGTAGTATATTTATTGGAATGTTTAAGACTTAATTTTTTAGAATGTGACACACTGCACATGTCTCTCATTGACAagtatattatgaaaaaatgatatatttcttATTAATCTTGGCAAACTGTATGTTCAATGACTATGAATTGTAATTAAGACTGAGGTTTTGCCTTGAAAGAGGATAGAGTTATTAATGTGttaaatattcaacaaatgAGGAAAAGTAATAGCATCACTCCATTTTCTGTGCTGTAGGTCTCTCCATCCCTGACGAAGACAGTACCGTCCATCCCAAGGAGTACAGTGTCGTGATCAATGAAGGGGAGTCAAACGGTAGGGTTCTAATACTGAAAGAATTGGGAAGTAGTTCAATATATCagagatatttattttataatggCCATGTTTTGCCAGGCTTAGGATAACTTGCTGTGGCCAAAGTAAGTTGTATTTCATGACCCAAAGTATTggtttgtttttatcattttgattgCCAATGGGAAAAGGTCTGTGTTAATTGTGAATTAAGGCATATTGTTTAGACATCTCATTGTATTTGCttttaactaaattttatgatatatgtataattgtaaATAGATCACTGGTTATGGTTTAtgatgactaattatgtactgtacatattaaacatttggattttttctttttatcaaatctTACATAGTTACAGTATAATTTACACTAACATATACTGTAGCTATCATGCTACCCATGATAATTATTGAAAGAACTAGTATTACATGTTTTTCTCTGATAGTATAAtgttacaaatattaaaacttatAGCTAGGTGATGATTTAATTAAGATtaacaatataacaaaaatatacacaccctttaaacatgtacatgcatatacacaCAGACATAATGTATGcttgaatatataaaaacacattgtttaattacatgtatttgtttaattacatgtattacagttCTACCTGCATGTACTTGAAagcaaaaaattataattttcagaGTCCATTAATATTCCCCATGTAAGCAACAATCAAGGTACAGTGGTTTGTTACTGCTTGCTTTTACTTAATCATCTTACAGCTCTCTGGCTGATTGGGGAAGCATAGCCATGTCTGAATGAAGTAGGGTTTGGGATAGAGACCATGGGGTAGAAGTTGAATGGGGCCATGGAATATGTGAGAGTGTTAAAAGTTCTTCCAATATCTATTGGAATACAATAATCATTTGAAAAATCAGATCTTGACTAGTTGGTGGAATATGTCATGATAATAATTACGGTAGCCATTATTGAATCTCTTTTATAGAGTTTTGatagaatcaaaatatgattttatcttctatttaaaaaaaatccaatatctTTAATATTTGTATTACCCGGTAATCGTTAATCgttaaagataaaattgttgAAAGTATCACAAAATTCAGGTGTAACATTTGTATAGTCAAAATGTAGGTTCAACTTGGCAGTTTGATGTGATTTAATTCCTGTAGTCTATAGAGTTGAATGTGATTCTTTGTATTTGATTCATATCATGGAGAACATGTATATTTACGAGCATGCATGTGAAcactttgtatatatacatatatttacattctactgtgtttttccattaaattctgtgatcttcaaatgcctctaaatgcaacaagtagtcaaaggtcaaattgacgagttttattatgacgtcacaaacgttgaacgctgtaaactgcaacgtcacaagcgaaaatcaaagtgcACGCTCGtagctgttactgtggctcttccattaatattaacttacccttaggataagatcggAATTTTAACTCTTTTCCCCCTGATGCCACCATATGACGCATTTGTCATTTCCCTATAAGGTTTTCTTAGCTTCCCCCTGAAACTTTTTTCACTGTTTGAGTGGTCTTGTTTTACCCtagttattgacaagaattaTTGTCAAACCATACCATATGATATACCATTGTGATCGGGAAAGATTGAACTTTAACATTATAAATTTAGAGTACACAAATAAATTAATAGAAATTAATTAGGTGAGTTTATTCAGGTAATTTTACCTGTACGTTAAAAGAAATTactgtaaacataaaaattaatgaatgaaattttaacatatgatcaacttttgttcaaaaatattttttcatgttttgaatAATGTGTTCCTTGTTTTATCTTGCGAATTGAGACCAATACACAACAATCAAGATTTAATCAAAAGTATAGAAATTCATCCCTAGAgtaatattttatcaaactatCATGGTTCATGTATCACTGCAATCAGAATTTTTCTAAGTTTtgcatttataattattttttatataaattatatcagatACCTGTAGTAAAGGTACAGAAATTCAGGTAAAATACCTGTACACTATTGTATCTATTGTCTgcacagttacatgtataaagcaatatttatttcaaaatagtcATTGTAATTTAGTCAAAACATTAAACTATTCAAAGGGGGATTTCAAAACATTTAGTTCAGACCCAGGTATGAGCTAATAATTTACCGACTGCGACAAGTTTCGTTTTttggcaccccccccccccccccttcgccGATGTATAGCATAAATTATACAGCATTGTATATTAGTTTCTATTgggttttatttcttaaatacttTTATGGAACAGTATAACTACAAAATACTGGGAAAGATCCACAGTTAATGTGTTGAATTTAAGTTAGATTATGCCCAGGCTGACGCAATGCACATGTGCCGATGTTTGGAGGCCGCCATTGTTGTTGTCATGCAGGTGTCGTGAATTAGCCCTAATTCACTGCTAATCAACCAAATTCCTGTCATAAACTTCAAAGGAAGTGGATTGGTCATGTTTATTTCCACTTGGGGGTAATTTTAAACACACAGAATCATCTAGAATATCTAAACCAATCTCTGTCATGATCGTCCGATGccgccatttttttaaaacttcacaGGTGTGTGTATCACGTGATATCTGTCAAACCATTGCATAACCTGACTGTGTATAATCGTCTGTGTAAGGTAGACACTATTAGGTGTTATTTGCCACTAAATTTTGCTTCAGACAAGTAAAataaactagactcttgttgcaaaagcaacaaaaaggtcttccgttttgatatacatgtatcaatttaactgtaagatattgcttctctcagtatttcataaccattagacaacaggacttaattgactatcaatttgtcttactttgtcaaacagaagcagtaaatcttttaaacaacataaattgtttgaactcttccggtgtggaccggaagtgacggttgacaaaataaaaacggttaaacacatcttctatcaaatgtctatcatccgtgtaagttttgtgtcttggtcacttacagtttatgagacttcgctgtcataatatttgttttaaaaagactacctgagatatttgagatatctcaccggaagtaattttttttgtttattaatcatcggatagatgacatatgtaagcatttatacctttatatcatttcagtgttaaacaaataaaatgcgtaaaaacataatttttgaagtgcttccggtgacgaccggaagttacgacgaacaaaacaaaatagtttaaacacatctacagctataggtctataatccctcaaagtttggatgttcaagtctttatcgtttctgagatctcattgtccatagctttttatcgcgggacaggaaacggacgacaggaagggaattttgaaaaaatgaaaaaaatgcctaaagatattttcgttctctatcagtcctataaatttcaagaaaatccatcaatgcatctctgaaaaatcgagttaaatttttaaaaaacttgatttgtttgaactcttcctgtgtggaccggaagtgacggtcaaccaaataaaaacggttaaacacatcttctatcaaatgtctatcatccctgtaagtttcgtgttttgatcacttacagtttctgagatctcggggttcaaacatttactttaaaaaaggcttcatgagatatttgagatatctcaccggaagtagaatttttatgtttattaatcatcggatagatgacatatgtaagcatttatacttatatttcaattctccgagaaatatattaaatgcgtaaaagcataatttttgaagtgcttccggtgacgacccgaagttacgacgaacaaaaaaaaatagtttaaacacatctacaactataggtctatcatccctcaaagtttggatgttcaagtctttatcgtttctgagatctcattgtccatagctttttgtcgcgggacaggaaacggacgacaggaagtgaattttgaaaaactgaaaaaaacgcctggagatattataattttctgtcagtcctgaaaatttcaagaaaatccatccagccatctctgagaaatcttgcggacaaaaaacggacaaaaaaaaataataataataataataataagaaacattacaatcactataaggtcttccgttggaaacggaagaccttaacaaaGAAAATTGGGGTTCTTTACGGACGCGTCATAAGTCGTCATTAGGGAAATGACCAATGCGTCATATCGTGGCATTAGGGGGTAAAGGGTAAAATGCTTCAGGGGGAATAGAGTTAAGGTAtaattcacatttgcagacgaggcaagaagttaaaaaatgtaaatataagcattaaatcatgattttttgaagtatacactctcataactgccgcggtgtgtgcatacaaattttcataacgcgctaacgcgcgttactcaatttgtatgcacacaccgcggcagttatgagagtgtatacttcaaaaaatcatgattcaatgctatagtataTTCTTGTAGTGAATATGATTATTTCTCCGACTGGATGTTACCACTTCTGAATATTTTAGCACATTTTTCTCAAAGAAAAGGCTTGATGTACGTGGTATTCTTAAAAAGAATTTCCACATTTCCTTACTTCTGACATATCTAATCTTTTCCTATCAATATTATCCACAATTCGaacatttcaaatttgttc
This genomic window from Crassostrea angulata isolate pt1a10 chromosome 8, ASM2561291v2, whole genome shotgun sequence contains:
- the LOC128160930 gene encoding BTB and MATH domain-containing protein 38-like, with the translated sequence MADFDLVLTFPDGESRKEYFPYDPDVTDFTLVVEKKELHVAKVVLIDASPVFKKMLTNRSKRKNACMSRLEIQGKNYSSFEMFLRCIYPRKYRLTVLSVDDILPLAAEYEVQSVLQKCEGVLLTELEFKIAKVSPHHVNEDSNVKYLMKCLYYGEKYSLQELCRRSFKMTQPYKLRRYIQNEHYKMLPDKNKRELLESRLLKIEDDVEGKFYGNSGMGVRTPQLMYCGATSGSFQVNIQCSSALFQ